DNA from Candidatus Coatesbacteria bacterium:
CCCCGGCGCCCGCTCGAATTGCAGGTGAACCCGTGAAGCTCGACGTCACCGAGCGCAAGGTCGTGGCCCTGACAGCCGGGGCCCACTGGGTGACCCACGCCGCGATGCTGGCCCTGCCGGCCGCGGCCATCCTGTTCAAGACCCAGTTCCAGCTTAACGATTTCACCTACGGCCTGCTGGCCAACCTGAGCTTCCTGGGTTTCGGTCTGGGAGCCCTGCCCGCCGGCCTGCTGGTGGACCGCATCGGCCCGCGCAAGACCCTGCGGCTCTGTCTGGCGGGCATCGCCCTCGGCGCCGTCGTAACGGCGCTGTCCACGGAGCTGTGGTCGGTGATCGTCGGCACAACGCTGATGGGCCTGGCCGCCGGGCTCTACCACCCGGCGGGGCTGACCCTGATCAGCGCCAACCTGGCCCGGGACGCCCGGGGGATGGGCTACCACGGCATCGCCGGCTCCCTGGGGCTGAGCTCGGGTAACTTTATCGCCGCCGGGGTACTGGCGGCCTGGGGTTGGCCCGAGCTGTTCTGGCTCTACGCCGGACTCTGCGCCGTCGGCCTGGTCTACCAACTGGGCAGTGTCAGAAACATGGAGCTCAGCGAACCCCACACCACCGAAACCGAGGACGACGAGCCGCAACGTCCCCCCCTCGGCAAGGTGGCGCTGGCACTGATCGCCATGGCCCTACTGGGCTTCTCCTACCGGGGGATGGTCGTCTTCATGCCAATCTACTTCGGCGGCCAACTGCCCGTCGCCGGACTGACACCCGAGGTCGTCGGCAACCTGGCCACCGGCGTGGTGCTGATAGGCGGAGTGGCCGGGCAGTTCAGTGGCGGGATCATCGCCGAAAAACGCCTGCCGCTGCGCTCGGCGACCCTGCTGGCCGTACTGGCCGCGGCCTGCGCCCTGGCGGCGCGCTGGGTCGGCGGCTGGGGTACCCTCGCCGTCTCCGTACTGCTGGCCGCCGCCGTCTTCGCCACCCAGCCGATCACCAACGCCCTGATCGGTCGGCTGATGCCGGCCAAGCATCGCGGCAAAGGCTACGGCGTGGCCAGCGCCTTCAACTTCGGCTTCGGCTCCCTGGCCGCCAGCGCCGGCGGCGCACTGGCCGAAGCCACCAGCCTCGACAACCTGTTCCTGATGCTGGCCGCCAGCGCCCTGGCCGCCGCCCTGGTGATCTACCTCCTCAGACGCCGCGGCGGCGACGACTATGCCCGCCCGCGACGCAACACACCACGCGAGCCCCGCGACCGTTGAAAAACGCCGCCGGACACGGCAATTACCCTCGACACCGCCGCGCCGGAACTGGCACGGTTTTTGCATCTCGGCGACCGTTAGAGCGAGGATAACGGTTCGCCTCCGCAAAAACCGTGCCAGTTCCGGCGCTTGCAACTCGAGGATGCTCTAGTACTCCGGCGGCGTTTTTCAACGGTCGCGGGGCGGTGGTTACATGACGAACCGGACGGCGTCCGCCTTCCGGTTCGTTTGTTCAAAGCGTCACAGACACGGCGGTGACGGACAATCCCGCAACTAGTTGCGGTGGTCCCACCAGCTCAGAATCCACCAGCGCGGAGCGCCGTACCATTGATCGTGGCGCAGGGTGAGGAAATTGGCGTGGCCGTCGGCCTGGTAGGTGG
Protein-coding regions in this window:
- a CDS encoding MFS transporter, which gives rise to MSLRLCLCYHRAPMRSTTATNRDLTGAVPPVSSWIATGAGRPAPAPARIAGEPVKLDVTERKVVALTAGAHWVTHAAMLALPAAAILFKTQFQLNDFTYGLLANLSFLGFGLGALPAGLLVDRIGPRKTLRLCLAGIALGAVVTALSTELWSVIVGTTLMGLAAGLYHPAGLTLISANLARDARGMGYHGIAGSLGLSSGNFIAAGVLAAWGWPELFWLYAGLCAVGLVYQLGSVRNMELSEPHTTETEDDEPQRPPLGKVALALIAMALLGFSYRGMVVFMPIYFGGQLPVAGLTPEVVGNLATGVVLIGGVAGQFSGGIIAEKRLPLRSATLLAVLAAACALAARWVGGWGTLAVSVLLAAAVFATQPITNALIGRLMPAKHRGKGYGVASAFNFGFGSLAASAGGALAEATSLDNLFLMLAASALAAALVIYLLRRRGGDDYARPRRNTPREPRDR